From Numida meleagris isolate 19003 breed g44 Domestic line chromosome 4, NumMel1.0, whole genome shotgun sequence, the proteins below share one genomic window:
- the SPARCL1 gene encoding SPARC-like protein 1: protein MKTIALLICLLGSAFTTPTFPLSYQFGNRGQKTAEKTKYIHSEAPEEENTGSVNKGGVLSGHRTIKAEVPVLDAQRDEPWAIRRQGQGDGEHQTKNSLRSVNFLTLHSNPGSASDNRESNSGRNREWSGSERHQPRRHEKHSNVVGQRALHGESPVDALGLVRELNMWKYNKNTVGFDENNSESDEEEAGEEEDEEWGGETDYRGMKHIAHGTSHGNQYRRWQNENSQPSGEFLRDSSLPVRITKRHGEKFSIEEESQEKPHKEGKIPLSKKNHNEDQGEKRQSQESKDHFQVNNQNKHKAVMKRQDKEGSSAEEDDNDSGDDGEEDLSNVWRETVYEEQERMQSNDQESISNKQKEEETAGDDSGVYREMQDYQGDKIKDITHSKDDHYHHQPPNSSSKRQLQTSSSVESVNSMEPEDEVKTTGGSYNEESASNSTGKALPDLCRNFHCKRGKVCQADKQGKPSCICQDPAACPSTKDYERVCGTDNKTYDGTCQLFGIKCQLEGTKMGRQLHLDYMGACKYIPHCTDYEVDQFPLRMRDWLKNILMQYYERDQDTSGFLTEKQRNKVKKIYLNEKRLMSGEHPVELLLHDFEKNYHMYVYPVHWQFYQLDQHPVDRSLTHSELASLRASLVPMEHCITRFFQECDGDQDKLITLKEWCHCFGIKEGKLRRPGQHTVQSIPTANFQITIKIPGRWLTTTAHKNNWNRNDRTARDARF, encoded by the exons ATGAAGACCATAGCGCTCCTGATTTGTCTTCTAGGATCTGCTTTCACCACTCCA ACTTTTCCCTTAAGCTACCAATTTGGAAATCGCGgacagaaaactgcagagaag ACTAAATATATTCATTCTGAAGCCCCAGAGGAAGAGAACACAGGGTCTGTAAACAAGGGTGGTGTGCTGTCTGGCCACAGGACCATAAAAGCAGAGGTACCGGTACTAGATGCACAGAGGGATGAGCCCTGGGCCATCAGAAGACAAGGACAAGGTGATGGTGAGCATCAAACTAAAAACAGCCTGAGGAGCGTTAACTTCCTTACTCTGCACAGTAATCCAGGCTCGGCTTCCGATAACCGGGAAAGCAACTCTGGCAGAAACAGGGAATGGTCTGGCTCTGAGCGCCACCAGCCCAGGAGGCACGAGAAGCACAGCAACGTAGTTGGTCAGCGGGCTCTGCATGGAGAAAGTCCAGTGGATGCTCTTGGTCTGGTTCGTGAGCTCAACATGTggaaatataataaaaacacagtTGGCTTTGatgaaaataacagtgaaaGTGATGAAGAGGaagctggggaggaagaagatgaggaaTGGGGTGGAGAAACTGATTATAGAGGTATGAAGCACATAGCCCATGGGACAAGTCATGGAAACCAATACAGGAGAtggcaaaatgaaaacagccaGCCATCTGGTGAATTTTTGAGAGATTCCAGTCTGCCAGTGCGTATAACCAAGAGACACGGTGAGAAATTCAGCATAGAGGAAGAAAGTCAGGAAAAGCCccacaaggaaggaaaaatccctctctcaaagaaaaatcataatgAGGATCAGGGTGAAAAAAGGCAAAGCCAAGAAAGCAAAGACCATTTTCAAGTAAACAATcagaacaaacacaaagcagTGATGAAAAGGCAGGATAAGGAAGGCAGCAGCGCTGAGGAGGATGATAACGATAGTGGTGATGATGGTGAGGAAGATCTCAGCAATGTCTGGAGGGAAACAGTCTACGAGGAACAGGAGAGAATGCAGAGCAATGATCAGGAGAGCATCAGCAAcaagcagaaagaggaagaaacagctGGGGATGACAGTGGAGTTTATAGGGAGATGCAGGATTACCAAGGTGACAAAATCAAAGACATTACTCACTCTAAAGATGATCATTACCACCACCAGCCCCCTAATTCCAGCAGCAAGCGACAACTGCAAACAAGTAGCTCTGTTGAGAGTGTGAATTCAATGGAACCTGAGGATGAG GTTAAGACCACAGGCGGTTCATACAATGAGGAAAGTGCAAGCAACAGCACTGGGAAGGCTCTCCCGG ATCTTTGTAGGAACTTCCActgcaaaagaggaaaagtctGCCAAGCAGACAAGCAAGGGAAACCCAGCTGTATTTGCCAAGATCCTGCTGCTTGCCCTTCCACCAAAGATTATGAGCGC GTTTGTGGCACAGACAATAAGACTTATGATGGCACATGCCAACTCTTTGGCATCAAATGTCAACTTGAAGGGACAAAAATGGGACGCCAGCTGCACCTGGACTATATGGGCGCCTGCAAAT ACATACCCCACTGTACTGATTATGAAGTGGATCAGTTCCCTCTCCGTATGAGAGACTGGCTCAAAAACATCCTTATGCAATATTACGAACGCGATCAGGATACATCTGGATTtctaactgaaaaacaaaggaataag GTCAAAAAAATATACCTGAATGAAAAGCGTCTCATGTCCGGTGAGCACCCAGTTGAGCTTCTCCTGCACGACTTTGAGAAAAACTATCACATGTACGTGTATCCTGTGCACTGGCAATTTTATCAGCTTGACCAGCACCCAGTTGACAG atCACTGACTCACTCAGAGCTTGCTTCTTTGAGAGCCTCCCTCGTTCCCATGGAACACTGCATAACCCGTTTCTTCCAGGAGTGTGATGGAGACCAAGATAAACTCATCACTTTGAAGGAGTGGTGCCACTGCTTTGGGATTAAGGAAGGTAAGCTTCGAAGACCAGGACAGCACACAGTACAAAGCATTCCTACTGCTAACTTCCAGATTACAATAAAAATTCCAGGCAGATGGTTAACGACTACTGCACACAAAAACAACTGGAACAGGAATGACAGAACAGCAAGAGATGCAAGGTTCTGA
- the IBSP gene encoding bone sialoprotein 2 isoform X1: MSPHGRLGPCGGLTAVLSCVVSSSRCRNGRLQAVSSASNLSLLSVDAFAQGTVVLKSRHRYYLYRYAYPPLHRYKGSDSSEEEGDGSEEEEEGGAPSHAGTQAAGEGLTPGDVGPGGDAASPHQGCKGGQKGTRGDSGDEDSDEEEEEEEEEEEEEEVEEQDASVNGTSTNTTAEAPHGNSTAAAEEEEDDDEEEEEEEEEEEEAEATTAAATTAQDEATTLGDEQRSEATTAGEQWEYEVTVGARGDEGPTEGNYGDQEGPARGDSYRAYEDEYGYYKGHGYDIYGQDYYYSQ, from the exons ATGTCACCCCATGGGAGGCTGGGGCCATGTGGTGGTCTCACTGCGGTTCTGTCCTGTGTGGTCTCTTCTTCACGCTGCAGAAATGGACGTCTCCAGGCAGTCTCCTCTGCTAGCAatctcagccttctctctgTCGATGCTTTCGCCCAAGGGACTGTG GTGCTGAAGAGCCGGCACCGGTACTACCTGTACCGCTACGCCTACCCGCCGCTGCATCGCTACAAG GGCAGTGACTCCTCGGAGGAAGAGGGGGATGgctcagaggaggaggaggaagggggg GCACCGTCCCATGCAGGTACACAGGCAGCAGGCGAGGGGCTGACCCCCGGGGATGTGGGGCCAGGGGGTGATGCTGCATCCCCCCATCAG ggctgcaaagGGGGCCAGAAGGGCACACGGGGGGACTCAGGCGATGAGGACAgtgatgaggaagaggaggaggaggaggaggaggaggaggaggaagaggtagAGGAGCAGGATGCCAGTGTCAATGGGACCAGCACCAACACCACGGCAGAGGCACCCCATGGGAATAGCACCGCGGcggctgaggaggaggaagatgatgatgaggaggaggaagaggaagaagaagaggaggaggaagctgaaGCCACCACCGCTGCTGCCACCACTGCGCAGGATGAGGCAACCACCCTGGGCGATGAGCAGCGCTCTGAGGCCACTACGGCTGGGGAGCAGTGGGAGTACGAGGTGACGGTGGGGGCCCGTGGGGACGAGGGTCCCACTGAGGGCAACTATGGAGACCAGGAGGGGCCAGCACGTGGGGACAGCTACCGCGCCTACGAAGATGAGTATGGCTACTACAAGGGGCATGGCTATGACATCTACGGGCAGGATTACTACTACAGCCAGTGA
- the IBSP gene encoding bone sialoprotein 2 isoform X3 encodes MRTALLLACLLATASALSARSWLRRARAGDSEENAVLKSRHRYYLYRYAYPPLHRYKGSDSSEEEGDGSEEEEEGGAPSHAGTQAAGEGLTPGDVGPGGDAASPHQGCKGGQKGTRGDSGDEDSDEEEEEEEEEEEEEEVEEQDASVNGTSTNTTAEAPHGNSTAAAEEEEDDDEEEEEEEEEEEEAEATTAAATTAQDEATTLGDEQRSEATTAGEQWEYEVTVGARGDEGPTEGNYGDQEGPARGDSYRAYEDEYGYYKGHGYDIYGQDYYYSQ; translated from the exons ATGAGGACGGCACTGCTGCTTGCCTGCCTGCTGGCCACCGCCTCCGCCTTGTCGGCGAGGAGCTGGCTGCGCAGAGCCCGGGCGGGTGACTCGGAGGAGAACGCG GTGCTGAAGAGCCGGCACCGGTACTACCTGTACCGCTACGCCTACCCGCCGCTGCATCGCTACAAG GGCAGTGACTCCTCGGAGGAAGAGGGGGATGgctcagaggaggaggaggaagggggg GCACCGTCCCATGCAGGTACACAGGCAGCAGGCGAGGGGCTGACCCCCGGGGATGTGGGGCCAGGGGGTGATGCTGCATCCCCCCATCAG ggctgcaaagGGGGCCAGAAGGGCACACGGGGGGACTCAGGCGATGAGGACAgtgatgaggaagaggaggaggaggaggaggaggaggaggaggaagaggtagAGGAGCAGGATGCCAGTGTCAATGGGACCAGCACCAACACCACGGCAGAGGCACCCCATGGGAATAGCACCGCGGcggctgaggaggaggaagatgatgatgaggaggaggaagaggaagaagaagaggaggaggaagctgaaGCCACCACCGCTGCTGCCACCACTGCGCAGGATGAGGCAACCACCCTGGGCGATGAGCAGCGCTCTGAGGCCACTACGGCTGGGGAGCAGTGGGAGTACGAGGTGACGGTGGGGGCCCGTGGGGACGAGGGTCCCACTGAGGGCAACTATGGAGACCAGGAGGGGCCAGCACGTGGGGACAGCTACCGCGCCTACGAAGATGAGTATGGCTACTACAAGGGGCATGGCTATGACATCTACGGGCAGGATTACTACTACAGCCAGTGA
- the DMP1 gene encoding dentin matrix acidic phosphoprotein 1 isoform X1, producing MPGPSAIGCPWPRAAVKCQAAVPGRQHGHHTLLHLSFRMKTVLLMLLLWAAACAHPVPGHLSVPQEPEDAAPGDAANELGPLLGDEDHGRLHASVGPWDTGDGDVAIGNHVEQDLAEHNGLPAWPGDEEDDSGDDTFDGDKEEVEGPSYGTGDTGGHGDSSSSSSSESAMAPRRHIRYRGGSRWGGGSSSSQEDDEESLGLGGEGMQGDDPSIFDSLGGRRRGRGTSGSPWEDENSHSPETEDTNSVEDSKEKSHSQENSEASKSREDGDSPSQEDGDSPSREDEDSPSQEDEDSPSQEDGDSPSQEASDEESTEDGSEEAVNVPQGRSSREEQVSAEDRSAVSDLDTEEEQSRSKEDSLETEEDVSKPDEDAPSASTESQSSSPEGSQEDSEGKEDKVVSEESSSTESINSASPEDDDDGDDDDEHSQEAASRGDASSLRSLKNRRRRPGAYGRKQAAELDDDDCQDGY from the exons ATGCCTGGCCCCAGTGCCATTGGCTGTCCATGGCCCCGGGCAGCAGTTAAATGCCAGGCAGCCGTGCCGGGACGGCAGCACGGGCACCACACGCTTCTACACCTCAGCTTCAGGATGAAGACTGTGCTGCTGATGttgctgctgtgggctgcagcctgcGCCCACCCC GTGCCTGGCCATCTCTCTGTGCCCCAAGAGCCCGAG GATGCGGCACCAGGGGACGCGGCAAATGAGCTGGGTCCTCTCCTGGGTGACGAAGACCATGGGCGCCTCCATGCCAGCGTGGGGCCATGGGACACTGGTGATGGGGATGTAGCCATTGGGAACCACGTGGAGCAAGACCTCGCTGAGCACAACGGGCTGCCCGCCTGGCCTGGGGATGAGGAGGATGACAGTGGGGATGACACCTTCGATGGGGATAAGGAAGAAGTTGAAGGGCCTTCCTatggcactggggacactggaggACATGGTgacagtagcagcagcagcagtagtgAGAGCGCGATGGCCCCACGCCGCCACATCCGCTACCGTGGCGGCTCCAGgtggggaggaggcagcagcagcagccaggaggatgATGAGGAGAGCCTTGGGCTGGGCGGTGAAGGCATGCAGGGTGACGACCCCTCCATCTTCGACAGCCTGGGTGGCAGGCGCCGTGGCCGGGGGACCTCCGGCAGTCCCTGGGAGGATGAGAACAGCCACTCCCCAGAGACTGAGGACACCAACTCCGTGGAGGACAGCAAGGAGAAGAGTCATTCACAGGAGAATAGCGAGGCTAGCAAGTCCAGAGAGGATGGAGACAGCCCATCCCAGGAGGATGGGGACAGTCCTTCCAGGGAAGATGAGGACAGCCCGTCCCAGGAGGATGAGGACAGCCCATCCCAGGAGGATGGGGACAGCCCATCTCAGGAGGCATCAGATGAGGAGTCCACAGAGGACGGCTCAGAGGAGGCGGTGAACGTACCCCAGGGAcgcagcagcagagaggagcaggtGTCCGCAGAGGACAGAAGCGCAGTGTCTGACCTCGACACtgaagaggagcagagcaggtccaaagaGGACAGCTTGGAGACAGAGGAGGATGTCTCCAAGCCCGACGAGGATGCTCCAAGTGCATCAACTGAGAGCCAGAGCTCATCCCCAGAGGGCAGCCAGGAGGACAGTGAGGGCAAGGAGGACAAGGTGGTGAGCGAAGAGAGCTCATCCACCGAGAGCATCAACAGTGCATCCCCAGAGGAcgatgatgatggtgatgatgatgatgagcACTCCCAGGAGGCTGCCAGCCGCGGGGATGCCAGCTCACTGCGCAGTCTGAAGAACCGCAGGCGGCGGCCGGGTGCCTACGGCAGGAAGCAGGCTGCCGAGCTCGACGACGACGACTGCCAGGACGGGTACTGA
- the IBSP gene encoding bone sialoprotein 2 isoform X2 yields MWEQHELFPETSMLMWGWRNGRLQAVSSASNLSLLSVDAFAQGTVVLKSRHRYYLYRYAYPPLHRYKGSDSSEEEGDGSEEEEEGGAPSHAGTQAAGEGLTPGDVGPGGDAASPHQGCKGGQKGTRGDSGDEDSDEEEEEEEEEEEEEEVEEQDASVNGTSTNTTAEAPHGNSTAAAEEEEDDDEEEEEEEEEEEEAEATTAAATTAQDEATTLGDEQRSEATTAGEQWEYEVTVGARGDEGPTEGNYGDQEGPARGDSYRAYEDEYGYYKGHGYDIYGQDYYYSQ; encoded by the exons ATGTGGGAACAGCATGAGCTGTTCCCCGAAACATCCATGCTGATgtggggatggag AAATGGACGTCTCCAGGCAGTCTCCTCTGCTAGCAatctcagccttctctctgTCGATGCTTTCGCCCAAGGGACTGTG GTGCTGAAGAGCCGGCACCGGTACTACCTGTACCGCTACGCCTACCCGCCGCTGCATCGCTACAAG GGCAGTGACTCCTCGGAGGAAGAGGGGGATGgctcagaggaggaggaggaagggggg GCACCGTCCCATGCAGGTACACAGGCAGCAGGCGAGGGGCTGACCCCCGGGGATGTGGGGCCAGGGGGTGATGCTGCATCCCCCCATCAG ggctgcaaagGGGGCCAGAAGGGCACACGGGGGGACTCAGGCGATGAGGACAgtgatgaggaagaggaggaggaggaggaggaggaggaggaggaagaggtagAGGAGCAGGATGCCAGTGTCAATGGGACCAGCACCAACACCACGGCAGAGGCACCCCATGGGAATAGCACCGCGGcggctgaggaggaggaagatgatgatgaggaggaggaagaggaagaagaagaggaggaggaagctgaaGCCACCACCGCTGCTGCCACCACTGCGCAGGATGAGGCAACCACCCTGGGCGATGAGCAGCGCTCTGAGGCCACTACGGCTGGGGAGCAGTGGGAGTACGAGGTGACGGTGGGGGCCCGTGGGGACGAGGGTCCCACTGAGGGCAACTATGGAGACCAGGAGGGGCCAGCACGTGGGGACAGCTACCGCGCCTACGAAGATGAGTATGGCTACTACAAGGGGCATGGCTATGACATCTACGGGCAGGATTACTACTACAGCCAGTGA
- the DMP1 gene encoding dentin matrix acidic phosphoprotein 1 isoform X2 — protein sequence MPGPSAIGCPWPRAAVKCQAAVPGRQHGHHTLLHLSFRMKTVLLMLLLWAAACAHPDAAPGDAANELGPLLGDEDHGRLHASVGPWDTGDGDVAIGNHVEQDLAEHNGLPAWPGDEEDDSGDDTFDGDKEEVEGPSYGTGDTGGHGDSSSSSSSESAMAPRRHIRYRGGSRWGGGSSSSQEDDEESLGLGGEGMQGDDPSIFDSLGGRRRGRGTSGSPWEDENSHSPETEDTNSVEDSKEKSHSQENSEASKSREDGDSPSQEDGDSPSREDEDSPSQEDEDSPSQEDGDSPSQEASDEESTEDGSEEAVNVPQGRSSREEQVSAEDRSAVSDLDTEEEQSRSKEDSLETEEDVSKPDEDAPSASTESQSSSPEGSQEDSEGKEDKVVSEESSSTESINSASPEDDDDGDDDDEHSQEAASRGDASSLRSLKNRRRRPGAYGRKQAAELDDDDCQDGY from the exons ATGCCTGGCCCCAGTGCCATTGGCTGTCCATGGCCCCGGGCAGCAGTTAAATGCCAGGCAGCCGTGCCGGGACGGCAGCACGGGCACCACACGCTTCTACACCTCAGCTTCAGGATGAAGACTGTGCTGCTGATGttgctgctgtgggctgcagcctgcGCCCACCCC GATGCGGCACCAGGGGACGCGGCAAATGAGCTGGGTCCTCTCCTGGGTGACGAAGACCATGGGCGCCTCCATGCCAGCGTGGGGCCATGGGACACTGGTGATGGGGATGTAGCCATTGGGAACCACGTGGAGCAAGACCTCGCTGAGCACAACGGGCTGCCCGCCTGGCCTGGGGATGAGGAGGATGACAGTGGGGATGACACCTTCGATGGGGATAAGGAAGAAGTTGAAGGGCCTTCCTatggcactggggacactggaggACATGGTgacagtagcagcagcagcagtagtgAGAGCGCGATGGCCCCACGCCGCCACATCCGCTACCGTGGCGGCTCCAGgtggggaggaggcagcagcagcagccaggaggatgATGAGGAGAGCCTTGGGCTGGGCGGTGAAGGCATGCAGGGTGACGACCCCTCCATCTTCGACAGCCTGGGTGGCAGGCGCCGTGGCCGGGGGACCTCCGGCAGTCCCTGGGAGGATGAGAACAGCCACTCCCCAGAGACTGAGGACACCAACTCCGTGGAGGACAGCAAGGAGAAGAGTCATTCACAGGAGAATAGCGAGGCTAGCAAGTCCAGAGAGGATGGAGACAGCCCATCCCAGGAGGATGGGGACAGTCCTTCCAGGGAAGATGAGGACAGCCCGTCCCAGGAGGATGAGGACAGCCCATCCCAGGAGGATGGGGACAGCCCATCTCAGGAGGCATCAGATGAGGAGTCCACAGAGGACGGCTCAGAGGAGGCGGTGAACGTACCCCAGGGAcgcagcagcagagaggagcaggtGTCCGCAGAGGACAGAAGCGCAGTGTCTGACCTCGACACtgaagaggagcagagcaggtccaaagaGGACAGCTTGGAGACAGAGGAGGATGTCTCCAAGCCCGACGAGGATGCTCCAAGTGCATCAACTGAGAGCCAGAGCTCATCCCCAGAGGGCAGCCAGGAGGACAGTGAGGGCAAGGAGGACAAGGTGGTGAGCGAAGAGAGCTCATCCACCGAGAGCATCAACAGTGCATCCCCAGAGGAcgatgatgatggtgatgatgatgatgagcACTCCCAGGAGGCTGCCAGCCGCGGGGATGCCAGCTCACTGCGCAGTCTGAAGAACCGCAGGCGGCGGCCGGGTGCCTACGGCAGGAAGCAGGCTGCCGAGCTCGACGACGACGACTGCCAGGACGGGTACTGA